In one Kluyveromyces marxianus DMKU3-1042 DNA, complete genome, chromosome 4 genomic region, the following are encoded:
- the STB1 gene encoding Stb1p — MSSMSPEKQQELADRILERAELAQMARKLKLGLSKVASPKKNGGGSALPLGAKNKNRYSSEPDSLGIPTSAGRSRARSVSITKPSHVSESPTRRSTMKSPSRTVSSSGTGTGTGNSNAMMATTASRRTSIGRESHMPAIPSTPKAKSGHQSVSDPKGASEEGADLLMYLATSPYASSSAGNLGAGRRPSFGHSSIHHGIPTTPSSNMYAPPATAGSESHLNDITRLSHIKDRASSSSPQSTFKQPVMIPSSTMHELMQSPSVAMFTSPRRKLAADDQQLLVPGTPSRIGLSAASMTSDQLNDSQSKIGSLLKTPNFNMGDYVHTLFSPSPRIDTTHQSRD, encoded by the coding sequence ATGTCATCAATGTCACCAGAAAAGCAGCAAGAGCTTGCTGATAGAATACTGGAGCGGGCCGAATTGGCTCAGATGGCGCGGAAGTTAAAGCTTGGACTGAGCAAAGTTGCttcaccaaagaagaatggtgGTGGTTCTGCGCTTCCTTTAGGAGCAAAGAATAAGAATAGGTACAGTTCAGAGCCCGATTCCTTGGGTATTCCGACGTCTGCTGGCAGATCTAGGGCCAGATCTGTGTCTATAACGAAACCTAGCCACGTATCGGAGTCTCCTACGAGGCGGTCCACGATGAAGTCTCCTTCAAGAACTGTCAGTAGCAGTGGGACTGGAACCGGAACTGGCAATAGTAATGCTATGATGGCCACTACGGCCAGCAGAAGAACCAGCATAGGAAGAGAAAGCCACATGCCTGCGATACCCTCAACACCAAAGGCCAAATCGGGTCACCAAAGCGTGTCTGACCCAAAGGGGGCCAGCGAGGAGGGCGCAGATTTGCTAATGTATCTAGCGACAAGTCCTTACGCGTCATCATCGGCTGGTAATTTAGGGGCAGGTAGAAGGCCGAGCTTTGGCCACTCCTCGATACACCATGGCATCCCAACCACCCCGTCCTCAAACATGTATGCTCCACCAGCCACCGCTGGTTCAGAATCCCACCTGAACGACATTACAAGACTCTCGCATATCAAAGATAGGGCATCTTCAAGCTCACCACAATCGACGTTCAAACAGCCTGTCATGATACCTTCGAGCACCATGCACGAGCTCATGCAGTCACCATCAGTAGCAATGTTCACTTCTCCAAGGCGGAAACTCGCTGCCGATGACCAACAATTACTGGTGCCCGGAACTCCATCCAGAATTGGATTATCTGCAGCCTCGATGACCTCGGACCAGTTAAACGATTCGCAGTCCAAAATAGGGTCCCTGCTCAAGACACCAAACTTTAACATGGGCGACTACGTGCACACCTTATTTTCCCCATCGCCAAGAATCGATACTACGCATCAGTCCAGGGATTAG
- the VTC1 gene encoding Vtc1p: MSTPLLQKAPGKRIALPTRVEPKVFFANERTFLSWLNFTVMLGGLGVGLLNFGDKVGQISAGLFTLVAMGTMIYALVAYHWRAAAIRRRGSGPYDDRFGPTLLCFFLLVAVVVNFFLKMKYQNNDA, from the coding sequence atgtCTACTCCATTGTTGCAAAAGGCCCCAGGTAAGAGGATAGCCTTGCCCACCAGAGTGGAACCAAAAGTGTTCTTCGCTAACGAGCGTACTTTTCTATCATGGTTGAACTTTACCGTTATGCTCGGAGGTTTAGGTGTTGGTTTGTTGAACTTTGGTGACAAGGTAGGCCAGATCAGTGCTGGTCTTTTCACGCTGGTAGCGATGGGTACCATGATATACGCATTGGTAGCGTACCACTGGAGAGCTGCTGCCATTAGACGCAGAGGGTCCGGTCCATACGACGACAGGTTTGGCCCTACATTACTAtgtttcttcctcttggtTGCAGTTGTGgttaacttcttcttgaaaatgaagtaCCAGAACAACGATGCGTGA
- the ZIM17 gene encoding Zim17p produces MNRLSVFSNPALKRGLRAVGLAARPLAARSSILFYRSNVPLNRHFHASLCRNEESDKTDNKSQHLGSFKVDKPMLLIAFTCKKCDTRSSHTMSKQAYTKGTVLITCPGCKNRHLIADHLKIFNDNHITIEDIMKAQGQSVSLTTDDLAFEDVPDSLKNVIGHYAKDAPDELKKKLDNEKVHELPEGTEK; encoded by the coding sequence ATGAATAGGCTATCTGTTTTCAGTAATCCAGCTTTGAAAAGAGGATTAAGAGCTGTAGGACTTGCAGCAAGGCCTTTGGCAGCCAGGTCATCGATACTATTCTATCGCAGCAATGTGCCACTGAACAGACATTTCCATGCATCATTGTGCAGAAATGAAGAATCGGATAAAACAGATAACAAATCACAGCATTTGGGCTCGTTCAAAGTGGACAAGCCCATGCTATTGATAGCATTCACATGTAAAAAATGTGACACCAGGTCATCGCACACAATGTCGAAGCAGGCATACACCAAGGGTACCGTGCTTATAACATGTCCCGGGTGCAAGAACAGACACTTGATAGCAGATCATTTAAAGATATTCAATGATAACCACATCACCATCGAAGATATCATGAAGGCACAAGGCCAGTCTGTGTCGCTGACTACTGATGACTTGGCATTTGAAGATGTTCCGGATAGCTTGAAAAATGTGATTGGACATTACGCAAAGGATGCTCCAGATGAgctcaagaagaagctcgATAACGAAAAAGTCCACGAATTGCCTGAGGGGACTGAAAAATAG
- the RPS24A gene encoding 40S ribosomal protein eS24 — MSDAITIRTRKVISNPLLARKQFVIDVLHPNRANVSKDELREKLAEVYKAEKDAVSVFGFRTQFGGGKSVGFGLVYNSVADAKKFEPAYRLVRYGLAEKVEKASRQQRKQRKNRGKKVFGTGKSLAKKAARRNAD, encoded by the exons ATG TCTGACGCTATTACTATCCGTACCAGAAAGGTTATCTCCAACCCATTGTTGGCTAGAAAGCAATTTGTCATTGACGTCTTGCACCCAAACAGAGCTAACGTTTCCAAGGATGAATTGCGTGAAAAGTTGGCTGAAGTCTACAAGGCTGAAAAGGACGCTGTTTCCGTCTTCGGTTTCAGAACCCAATTCGGTGGTGGTAAGTCCGTTGGTTTCGGTTTGGTCTACAACTCTGTTGCTGACGCCAAGAAGTTCGAACCAGCTTACAGATTAGTCAGATACGGTTTGGCTGAAAAGGTCGAAAAGGCTTCCAGacaacaaagaaagcaaagaaagaacagaGGTAAGAAGGTCTTCGGTACCGGTAAGTCCTTGGCCAAGAAGGCTGCCAGACGTAACGCTGATTAA
- the MAM33 gene encoding Mam33p, whose protein sequence is MSFSLRLLSRTASKVATRPASVQIAKNVVARPTFVNFPRYFSSRAVAFNQHTTKVVQILNSEVELETSQQIKELPEEVASFLETYKFETVENKGNNLAHIKRESATETVNVFFDVAQVANLPVDPAALDQAEESMEEDFDSMADNFFNVNVVVVKKADNTAVAFELLMNMQEGNFFVDSVTPYESADAALNESAEAEVKRELRYHGPPFSNLDESLQESLESYLESRGITNQLVSFISNYSEFKENNEYIQWLNNMKKFFD, encoded by the coding sequence ATGTCCTTCTCATTGCGTTTGCTTTCCCGCACTGCTTCCAAGGTCGCAACCCGTCCAGCCTCTGTCCAAATCGCAAAGAATGTCGTTGCTCGCCCAACCTTCGTCAACTTCCCTCGTTACTTCTCCTCTCGCGCTGTTGCGTTCAACCAACACACCACTAAAGTGGTTCAAATCTTGAACAGCGAAGTCGAACTGGAAACCTCCCAACAAATCAAGGAATTGCCTGAAGAAGTTGCTAGCTTCTTGGAAACTTACAAGTTCGAAACGGTCGAAAACAAGGGCAACAATTTGGCTCACATCAAGAGAGAATCAGCCACTGAAACTGTTAACGTTTTCTTCGACGTGGCTCAAGTGGCAAATTTGCCAGTGGACCCAGCCGCTTTGGACCAAGCCGAAGAATCGATGGAAGAAGACTTCGATTCTATGGCCgacaacttcttcaacgttAATGTTGTTGTCGTCAAGAAGGCCGACAACACCGCTGTCGCTTTTGAGCTGTTGATGAACATGCAAGAAGGAAACTTCTTTGTCGATTCCGTTACCCCATACGAATCCGCTGATGCTGCTTTGAACGAATCTGCCGAAGCAGAAGTTAAGAGAGAATTGCGTTACCACGGCCCTCCATTCTCCAACTTGGATGAATCCCTACAAGAATCATTGGAATCCTACTTGGAATCCAGAGGTATCACCAACCAATTGGTTTCCTTCATCTCAAACTACTCCGAGTTTAAGGAAAACAACGAATATATCCAATGGTTGAACAACATGAAGAAATTCTTCGATTAA
- the MRX1 gene encoding Mrx1p: MHCIKSCARVRPFSRSFHTGFVGLGSQLKLKLNILQQKEKLVKQTEKELKKRVEEKRLKGLSAGKYGYSKQKANDILKKKYHIQDAEKFAKIGPLSDADTSLLAITKDKRLMYTMLGITRPQLKDSVLVQKDVQKFCKRDQLQKALFLIKLAGPNGAAGMNALMEHYLTVEKDGKSAVDLYTWRKKWQIPPNEYTESILFQGLAKLPEPISVKLAERVVKIVVKMIEDERLNNINFNAALSALSNCNDTSYLFTCFDLRPKGIKKDAITYTQLLIGCSKIEDPVEAIQRADAVMNMADPRLIDSQMFFHYANVWHSRKDIRFARCVLPLIETFYSYNVKDTTYKYTVPEFVTLPTMENWRLQRKLKMSPYTAHLILENCLKTGEYEYGIAFFEQYCKDHSESLTSKNILAYMELIIKAYPLECGYKCREMYRRLEENGSMREPLHALLKTYKAFERQASKKINNSDPEKASNLVQSCVSFIKENESSVLRSEKGQNESYIKWKAWMFLWNVVSPCKETLPLVQKKAIMDEFIRTMLYDNAMLIRHKGITLSNMRFIYLEAVRFVKIIETSLTLSDEQLKKVQLEPEEQSASIEKKKFLFKRHVMRLRKRLLEIVENLENGKDSTGNEIEKAFKQYCSLILSTSVNGF; this comes from the coding sequence ATGCACTGTATTAAATCATGTGCTAGAGTGAGACCGTTTTCCCGTTCTTTCCACACTGGCTTTGTGGGCTTAGGCTCTCAactcaagctcaagctcaatattcttcaacagaagGAGAAGCTGGTTAAACAAACGGAGAAGGAGCTCAAGAAGCGCGTAGAAGAGAAACGTTTGAAGGGACTTTCGGCAGGAAAGTATGGTTACTCAAAGCAGAAAGCTAATGATATACttaagaaaaaatatcacaTTCAAGATGCAGAGAAATTCGCCAAAATAGGTCCACTTTCAGATGCTGACACAAGCCTACTAGCTATTACAAAGGATAAGAGATTAATGTATACTATGTTGGGTATTACAAGACCACAGTTGAAAGATTCTGTGTTGGTTCAAAAGGATGTGCAAAAGTTTTGTAAGAGAGACCAGCTGCAAAAAgctttatttttaataaaGTTAGCTGGACCGAATGGTGCAGCGGGAATGAATGCGTTGATGGAACATTATCTTACTGTTGAAAAGGATGGAAAATCTGCCGTTGATTTATATACATGGCGTAAGAAGTGGCAAATTCCACCCAACGAATATACCGAgagtattttatttcaagGATTAGCGAAATTACCAGAACCAATATCAGTAAAACTCGCAGAGCGGGTTGTGAAAATCGTGGTAAAGATGATTGAAGATGAGAGGTTAAATAATATTAACTTCAACGCCGCCCTAAGTGCATTATCAAACTGTAACGATACAAGCTATCTCTTCACATGCTTTGATCTAAGACCAAAGGGTATCAAAAAAGATGCCATTACCTATACCCAACTTTTAATTGGATGTTctaaaattgaagatcCAGTTGAAGCTATCCAAAGAGCTGATGCCGTAATGAACATGGCAGACCCAAGATTAATTGACTCTCAAATGTTTTTCCACTATGCCAATGTATGGCactcaagaaaagataTTAGATTTGCAAGATGTGTGTTACCATTGATTGAGACTTTCTATTCATACAATGTAAAAGATACTACTTATAAATACACGGTCCCTGAATTCGTAACATTACCCACCATGGAAAATTGGAGGCTCCAGAGGAAATTGAAGATGTCACCATACACTGCGCATTTGATTTTAGAAAACTGTCTGAAGACTGGCGAATACGAATACGGTATAGCGTtttttgaacaatattGCAAAGATCATTCAGAATCATTAACCAGCAAGAATATTCTTGCCTATATGGAACTAATCATCAAAGCATACCCTTTGGAATGTGGATACAAATGCCGTGAGATGTATCGGAGGTTAGAAGAAAACGGTAGTATGAGAGAACCTCTACACGCCCTACTCAAGACTTACAAAGCATTTGAGAGGCAAGCTTCTAAAAAGATTAACAACTCAGATCCTGAAAAGGCCTCCAATCTAGTTCAATCATGTGTCAGttttatcaaagaaaatgagaGTTCTGTTTTACGTTCGGAAAAAGGGCAAAATGAAAGCTATATCAAGTGGAAAGCATGGATGTTCTTGTGGAATGTTGTGTCACCTTGCAAGGAAACTCTGCCCTTAGTACAGAAGAAGGCCATAATGGATGAGTTCATTCGAACAATGCTGTATGATAATGCTATGCTTATTAGACATAAAGGCATAACACTAAGCAACATGCGATTTATATACTTAGAAGCGGTACGGTTTGTCAAGATTATTGAAACATCGTTAACTTTGTCGGATGAGCAGctaaaaaaagtacaactAGAACCTGAAGAACAATCAGCTAGTATcgagaaaaagaagtttttgttcaagagACATGTTATGCGTTTAAGAAAGAGACTGTTGGAGATTGTTGAGAATTTAGAGAATGGTAAGGATTCTACAGGCAATGAAATCGAAAAGGCATTCAAACAGTACTGTTCATTAATTTTGAGCACGTCGGTAAATGGATTTTGA
- the PTP3 gene encoding tyrosine protein phosphatase PTP3: MESADSIHLGGQMHSPKYIQESPTFSKPVPKPFSLTMPAVLKERQSSANNSFNSETSSVLSSSSTLVDEKIMQQQHLHLPDKRYSVDAITESSCAFQPVSSSPTVATSAAAAAAAVSAGTADTAVTTPKSSMVSTPNPLSTHRSSASCTFANPRRIAMKCNSSPVIPIIRSKEMRFRNHKDCSLISSEEFHTLFNKIDNENEILIIFDTRPYVDYAKSHIASALHLSLPSTLLKRKNFNLERLIGNLPAPAKETLAEYLLGSSPDQKFNSTVVIYDNVPNQTDTSVSLACFGISSKILDHESQNHQKPSVYVLADGFDEFNKQFPQDVEIGPGDLLDPTCSSTDSIDSPQPLSATSPVQPHTKLFGRSQSHSASPLHQPPQLTSSRTFSGSPVSASSPLSSLFGFTLPTNLSNQQQPTFKLSQIEQDISDLDSYVKAVEINERSQRNSFLESERTLRSFKFPTTDSSSANTTTDNGDSRSINSPPPKRLFDTHSHKKSLSPSSSVDLTSSAYDTSKLTFQVKFDSLFNKFDSTEISKVIPPWFCKLMTTPKLQFISKFQRLEMLERKRLHRLLGSFSSATLLNGNGSSSSISSSTMSHANQTSCEEDDDSDENLQSITISSGVEFGTKNRYKDIFPYEHTRVKLSHYNLNSGKYGNSPGHSPTNSHDGSSSDVPQKNQEEEQEDIWNTYINANYLVNPYDEIKKTTAEPSPFKSVRYIATQAPLKDTISDFYTCILNNNVPLILTLTDEYENGVEKCCKFWADGTYDGIKVELLDEYSTLQCGKPVGKEMNPEEDMFASKFLKHLNLNQDSHKSSNSDIIIRRIQLTYNNGESKFQLLQLQIRDWPDLGTLLKPNEILQLINLKNFIIDKLFVQEVFNPDYITTVLVHCSAGCGRTGTLCAVDSVLSNLAKFKDNDSMDLSGNLSGSITPEVSPTTSKCSPLSSNKTSNNIQCNNHSIASNKLNFNSVFDPIATTVNQFRRQRISMVQNINQYLFIYDCLLFYFTLNLETSMVGGKRVSNWNRMTKENSKLDILSSFIEDKVNESRTF; this comes from the coding sequence ATGGAATCGGCAGATTCAATACATCTGGGTGGGCAAATGCACAGTCCCAAGTACATTCAAGAATCTCCCACTTTTTCCAAACCAGTGCCCAAACCGTTTTCCCTGACTATGCCAGCGGTCCTGAAGGAGCGCCAATCGTCAGCTAACAACTCTTTCAACTCTGAAACCTCGTCAGTATTGAGCAGCTCGTCCACTTTGGTGGATGAAAAAATCATGCAACAACAGCACCTCCATTTGCCAGACAAAAGGTACTCGGTAGATGCCATCACCGAAAGCTCGTGTGCATTCCAACCTGTTTCCTCATCACCAACAGTTGCAACTTctgctgccgctgctgctgctgctgtttcGGCCGGCACAGCTGATACGGCTGTGACGACGCCAAAATCAAGCATGGTTTCAACTCCAAATCCACTATCCACCCACAgatcttctgcttcttgCACATTTGCAAATCCACGTAGAATAGCCATGAAATGCAACAGCTCCCCAGTGATACCGATCATCAGGTCTAAGGAAATGCGGTTCAGAAACCATAAAGATTGCTCGCTCATTTCTTCTGAAGAGTTTCACACCCTCTTTAACAAAATAGACAATGAAAACGAAATACTCATCATATTCGATACAAGACCTTACGTTGACTACGCAAAATCACATATAGCCTCAGCGCTACATTTAAGCCTACCTTCCACTTTgctcaaaagaaaaaacttCAACCTGGAAAGACTCATCGGGAACTTGCCAGCACCAGCAAAGGAAACACTAGCAGAATATTTACTCGGTTCCTCGCCTGATCAAAAATTCAACTCCACTGTTGTCATCTACGATAATGTTCCAAACCAAACAGATACATCCGTCTCGCTCGCTTGCTTCGGTATCTCTTCCAAAATCCTAGATCACGAGTCGCAGAATCACCAAAAACCATCCGTTTACGTTTTAGCAGACGGCTTTGACGAGTTCAATAAACAATTCCCGCAGGACGTCGAAATTGGCCCTGGCGACCTCCTGGACCCTACATGTTCCTCAACTGACTCGATCGACTCGCCTCAGCCGCTGTCGGCAACCTCTCCAGTGCAGCCGCATACAAAACTGTTTGGCAGGTCCCAGTCTCATTCGGCTTCTCCTCTGCATCAACCACCACAATTGACTAGCTCAAGAACTTTCTCGGGCTCGCCAGTATCGGCGTCTTCCCCACTTTCTTCGTTATTCGGATTCACTTTACCAACGAACTTATCCAATCAACAACAGCCCACGTTCAAACTATCACAAATAGAGCAGGATATCTCCGATTTGGATAGTTACGTAAAGGCGGTTGAAATCAACGAACGCTCCCAAAGAAACTCATTCCTCGAATCAGAAAGGACTCTCCGCTCGTTCAAATTCCCCACTACGGACTCGTCGTCAGCCAACACTACTACTGACAATGGGGATTCCAGGTCAATAAACTCTCCTCCTCCAAAAAGACTTTTTGATACCCATTCCCATAAAAAATCACTATCTCCTTCGAGCTCTGTGGATCTTACCAGCAGTGCTTATGACACTTCCAAATTAACATTCCAAGTAAAGTTTGACAGCCTATTTAACAAGTTTGACTCAACAGAAATATCTAAGGTTATACCGCCTTGGTTTTGCAAACTAATGACTACACCAAAACTACAATTTATTTCGAAATTCCAAAGGCTCGAGATGCTCGAGAGGAAAAGATTGCACCGGCTACTTGGCTCTTTTTCCTCTGCTACTCTGCTAAATGGAAATGgtagttcttcttctatatcTTCCTCCACGATGTCTCACGCTAATCAGACCTCCTGTgaagaggatgatgattctGATGAGAATTTGCAAAGTATTACCATCTCTTCAGGTGTCGAATTCGGAACCAAAAACCGTTATAAAGATATATTCCCATATGAACACACTAGGGTCAAGCTTTCACATTACAATCTAAATTCTGGTAAATACGGAAATTCGCCAGGACATTCCCCAACTAACTCCCACGATGGAAGTAGCTCCGATGTACCtcaaaagaatcaagaggaagaacaagaggaTATTTGGAACACGTATATTAATGCCAATTACCTAGTAAACCCTTACGATGAAATTAAGAAAACTACAGCAGAGCCTTCACCATTCAAATCCGTTCGTTATATTGCCACACAGGCCCCCTTAAAGGATACAATCTCAGATTTCTACACTTGTATCctaaataataatgttcCTTTAATATTAACATTAACGGACGAGTATGAAAATGGTGTTGAAAAATGTTGCAAATTCTGGGCTGATGGAACTTATGATGGGATTAAGGTTGAATTGTTGGACGAGTATAGTACTCTACAATGTGGAAAACCAGTTGGAAAGGAAATGAATCCCGAGGAAGATATGTTCGCCtcaaaattcttgaagcaCTTGAATCTAAACCAAGATTCCCATAAGTCATCTAATTCTGATATTATAATCCGCAGAATTCAACTTACTTACAATAATGGAGAGAGCAAATTCCAGCTATTACAACTTCAGATTAGAGATTGGCCAGATTTAGGAACATTACTCAAACCTAATGAAATTTTACAGCTCATtaacttgaagaactttatTATAGATAAATTATTTGTTCAAGAGGTCTTCAATCCTGATTACATCACAACAGTTCTTGTTCACTGTTCTGCAGGATGTGGCAGAACAGGAACTTTGTGTGCTGTTGACTCTGTTTTATCGAACTTAGCGAAGTTTAAAGACAACGATTCAATGGATCTATCAGGGAACCTATCTGGCTCTATTACTCCTGAAGTATCTCCAACCACCTCTAAATGTTCGCCATTGTCTAGTAACAAAACTTCCAATAATATCCAGTGCAATAATCACAGCATTGCGTCTAATAAACTTAACTTTAACTCGGTATTTGACCCAATCGCTACAACTGTCAATCAATTCAGAAGACAACGTATATCAATGGTTCAGAATATTAACCAGTACCTTTTCATCTACGATTGCttgttattttatttcacCTTAAACCTAGAGACCTCTATGGTTGGTGGTAAAAGGGTTAGCAATTGGAATCGCATGACAAAGGAAAACTCCAAGCTGGATATATTGAGCTCTTTTATTGAGGACAAAGTAAACGAATCTAGAACTTTCTAA
- the ALD5 gene encoding aldehyde dehydrogenase (NAD(P)(+)) ALD5 codes for MLARTQINTVRRFIRLYSQLPLKVSVQLPNGTTYEQPTGLFINGEFVPSRQHKTFEVLNPSTEEEITHIYEAREDDVDIAVAAAKKAFDNGWSTAEPEERAKCLLKLADLVDEHAETLAAIESLDNGKSLFCSRGDVALVAKYLRSCAGWADKIYGKVIDTGADHFSYSKREPLGVCGQIIPWNFPLLMWSWKIGPALATGNTTVLKPAEATPLSALYACQLVQQAGVPKGVVNIIPGFGKIVGERICTHPDIKKVAFTGSTATGRHIMKTCADSVKKVTLELGGKSPNIVFADADLDKAIKNIAFGIFYNSGEVCCAGSRIYVQDTVYEEVLEKFKQYAESLKVGNPFEEGVFQGAQTSQMQIDKILSYVDIGLSEGARVVTGGERIGNKGYFVKPTIFADVAEDMQIVKDEIFGPVVTVSKFTTVDEVVAKANDSQYGLAAGIHTKDVNKAIDVSNRIKAGTIWINTYNNFHQNVPFGGFGQSGIGREMGAEALDNYTQTKAVRMAIDHPNY; via the coding sequence ATGCTAGCTCGTACTCAAATTAACACTGTAAGGCGGTTCATCAGACTATACTCTCAATTGCCATTGAAAGTTTCCGTTCAATTGCCAAATGGTACCACATACGAACAACCAACCGGTTTGTTCATCAACGGTGAGTTTGTTCCATCCAGACAGCACAAGacttttgaagttttgaaCCCATCTACCGAGGAAGAAATTACACACATTTACGAAGCACGTGAGGACGACGTTGACATTGCCGTTGCTGCCGCTAAGAAGGCATTTGACAACGGCTGGTCCACTGCTGAGCCAGAGGAAAGAGCCAAGTGTCTACTTAAGTTGGCCGATTTGGTCGACGAGCATGCCGAAACCTTGGCTGCTATTGAGTCCTTGGACAACGGTAAGTCCCTTTTCTGCTCACGTGGTGATGTGGCGTTAGTCGCCAAGTACCTAAGATCTTGCGCAGGCTGGGCGGACAAGATCTACGGTAAGGTCATCGATACCGGTGCCGACCACTTCTCCTACTCCAAGAGAGAACCATTGGGTGTGTGTGGTCAAATCATCCCTTGGAACTTCCCATTGTTGATGTGGTCCTGGAAGATTGGTCCAGCCTTGGCTACCGGTAACACTACCGTCTTGAAGCCAGCTGAAGCCACTCCATTATCCGCTTTGTATGCATGTCAATTGGTCCAACAAGCTGGTGTTCCAAAGGGTGTTGTTAACATCATCCCAGGTTTCGGTAAAATCGTTGGTGAAAGAATCTGTACCCACCCtgatatcaagaaggtCGCCTTCACCGGTTCTACCGCCACTGGTCGTCACATTATGAAGACTTGTGCCGACTCTGTCAAGAAGGTCACTCTAGAACTTGGTGGTAAGTCTCCAAATATCGTTTTCGCAGACGCTGACTTGGACAAGGCCATCAAGAACATTGCTTTCGGTATCTTCTACAACTCCGGTGAAGTGTGCTGCGCTGGTTCCAGAATCTACGTTCAAGACACTGTTTATGAAGAAGTCCTAGAGAAGTTCAAGCAATACGCTGAATCCTTGAAGGTTGGTAACCCATTCGAAGAAGGCGTTTTCCAAGGTGCTCAAACCTCCCAAATGCAAATTGACAAGATCTTATCCTACGTTGACATTGGTCTATCTGAAGGTGCTCGTGTCGTCACTGGTGGTGAAAGAATCGGTAACAAGGGTTACTTCGTTAAGCCAACCATCTTTGCTGACGTCGCTGAAGATATGCAAATTGTTAAGGATGAAATCTTTGGTCCTGTCGTTACTGTTTCCAAGTTCACAACCGTTGACGAAGTCGTTGCCAAGGCCAACGACTCCCAATATGGTCTAGCCGCTGGTATTCACACCAAGGATGTGAACAAGGCTATCGATGTTTCTAACAGAATTAAAGCCGGTACCATTTGGATTAACACTTACAACAACTTCCACCAAAACGTCCCATTCGGTGGTTTCGGTCAATCTGGTATTGGTAGAGAAATGGGTGCTGAAGCTTTGGACAACtacacacaaacaaaagCTGTGAGAATGGCCATTGACCACCCAAACTACTAA